From the Wolbachia endosymbiont (group B) of Protocalliphora azurea genome, one window contains:
- a CDS encoding YhcG family protein — protein MTKVIAKEYTEFLEQLKEQIATSRYKAALAVNSKLIVLYHYIGTEILRRQKEHGWGAKIIDQLSKDLRSAFPEMKGFSARNLTYMRQFAAEYQDTEFTQQVAAQLPWFHIVVILDKVKDRKERLFYFQKAIEHGWSRSIMVMQIERELHKRQGKAVTNFKDKLPSPQSDLAHYTLKDPYIFDFLSIGDDAHEREVEKGLVGHVEKFLLELGEGFAFVGRQFHLDVGNKDFYIDLLFYHLKLRCFVVIELKDKDFKPEYAGKMNFYLSAVDDLLKHETDQPSIGLILCKSKDNVLAKYTLKDINKPIGLAEYKITENLPKNIKAALPTVEELEAELSKVSDKEK, from the coding sequence ATGACAAAAGTTATAGCAAAAGAATACACAGAATTTTTAGAGCAGCTAAAAGAGCAGATTGCTACTAGTCGTTATAAAGCAGCATTAGCAGTAAATAGCAAACTCATTGTGCTTTATCACTATATTGGTACAGAGATCTTAAGGCGCCAAAAAGAACATGGTTGGGGTGCTAAAATCATAGATCAGCTAAGTAAGGATTTAAGAAGCGCATTTCCAGAAATGAAGGGGTTTAGTGCTAGGAATCTTACGTATATGCGCCAATTTGCTGCAGAATATCAAGATACTGAATTTACGCAGCAGGTTGCTGCACAATTGCCTTGGTTTCATATTGTAGTTATTTTAGATAAAGTAAAAGATCGAAAAGAAAGACTATTCTATTTTCAAAAGGCTATAGAGCACGGTTGGTCACGTAGTATAATGGTGATGCAAATCGAACGTGAATTGCACAAACGTCAAGGAAAAGCTGTTACTAACTTCAAAGATAAATTACCTTCTCCGCAGTCAGATTTAGCACATTATACATTAAAAGATCCATATATTTTTGATTTTTTGAGTATAGGAGACGATGCTCACGAAAGAGAAGTAGAAAAAGGTCTTGTAGGCCATGTGGAAAAATTTCTGCTAGAGCTAGGGGAAGGATTTGCATTTGTTGGTAGGCAATTTCACTTAGATGTTGGAAATAAAGACTTTTATATTGATTTATTGTTTTACCATTTAAAGTTACGTTGCTTTGTAGTAATCGAGCTAAAAGACAAAGATTTCAAGCCAGAGTATGCAGGTAAAATGAATTTTTATCTTTCAGCCGTTGATGATTTACTAAAGCACGAAACAGATCAACCATCTATAGGATTAATTTTATGCAAGTCAAAGGATAACGTACTAGCTAAGTATACACTGAAAGACATAAATAAACCGATAGGGTTGGCAGAATATAAAATTACTGAAAATCTACCAAAGAATATAAAGGCAGCTTTACCAACAGTAGAAGAGCTAGAGGCTGAGTTATCCAAAGTTTCAGATAAAGAAAAGTAA
- a CDS encoding phage portal protein: MLLKSFKQLFNKPKPKSSAWDAAGSGRRIMYWQGETGSINNLLSQSLEHLRSRSRDMVRKNPYAANIIDTIVSNSIGTGIKPQSKARDGEFRKKVQELWLKWTDEADSCGISDFYGLQALVCRSMIEGGECFVRLRTRKLEDRFSVPLQLQVLESEHLDNKSNQTLANGNVIRNGIEFNKLGQREAYYLFREHPGEGSFGESVRVPANDVLHIYRPLRPGQIRGEPWLSNILLKLYELDQYDDAELVRKKTAAMFAGFITRLDPEANILGEGESNEQGVALSGLEPGTMQLLDPGEDIKFSEPSDVGGSYEAFMRQQLRAIAIGTGITYEQLTGDLTGVNYSSIRAGMIEFRRRCAMLQHNIMVFQFCRPVWSRWLELAVLSGELSTDEKVVKAAKEEVKWIPQGFDWVDPLKDQQAQQMAVRNGFKSRSEVVSEMGYDVEEIDQEIAEDQKRADSFNLLFDSDVRTQTK, translated from the coding sequence ATGCTACTCAAATCATTCAAGCAACTATTCAATAAACCAAAACCAAAAAGTTCTGCATGGGACGCTGCAGGATCAGGAAGAAGGATAATGTATTGGCAAGGAGAAACAGGAAGCATAAACAATTTGCTGTCTCAAAGCCTTGAGCACTTACGTAGTCGATCACGTGATATGGTGAGAAAAAATCCATATGCAGCAAATATCATTGATACAATAGTAAGTAACTCTATTGGAACAGGAATAAAACCACAATCAAAAGCAAGAGATGGAGAATTTCGAAAGAAAGTGCAAGAATTATGGCTAAAATGGACAGATGAAGCAGATAGCTGTGGAATAAGTGATTTTTATGGATTACAAGCTTTAGTGTGCAGAAGTATGATAGAGGGAGGAGAATGTTTTGTAAGGTTAAGAACGAGAAAGCTGGAAGATAGATTTTCTGTACCACTACAACTGCAAGTACTTGAGTCTGAACATTTAGACAATAAGAGCAATCAAACTTTAGCAAATGGTAATGTAATAAGAAACGGGATTGAGTTTAACAAGCTTGGGCAAAGAGAAGCATATTACTTATTTAGAGAACATCCAGGAGAAGGCTCATTTGGAGAATCAGTGAGAGTACCAGCAAACGATGTTTTACATATCTATAGACCACTAAGACCTGGGCAAATTAGAGGAGAACCATGGCTTTCTAATATACTGCTAAAGCTTTATGAGCTTGATCAATACGATGATGCAGAATTAGTGAGAAAAAAGACAGCGGCGATGTTTGCTGGGTTTATTACAAGACTTGATCCAGAAGCAAATATTTTAGGAGAAGGTGAAAGTAATGAGCAAGGAGTAGCACTATCTGGACTGGAACCTGGAACAATGCAGCTTTTAGACCCAGGAGAAGACATAAAATTTTCAGAGCCGTCTGATGTTGGGGGAAGTTATGAAGCATTTATGAGACAGCAACTGAGGGCAATAGCGATTGGTACAGGGATAACATATGAACAGCTAACAGGAGATTTAACAGGTGTTAATTATTCATCCATTCGAGCAGGGATGATAGAGTTTCGTCGTAGATGCGCTATGCTGCAACACAACATTATGGTATTTCAATTTTGCAGACCAGTATGGAGTAGATGGCTAGAGTTAGCAGTACTTTCTGGAGAACTGAGTACAGATGAAAAAGTAGTAAAAGCAGCGAAAGAAGAAGTAAAATGGATACCACAGGGATTTGATTGGGTGGATCCTTTAAAAGACCAGCAAGCACAGCAAATGGCAGTAAGGAATGGATTTAAGAGTCGATCGGAAGTAGTATCAGAAATGGGTTACGATGTAGAAGAAATTGATCAAGAGATTGCCGAAGATCAAAAGCGTGCTGATTCTTTCAACCTTCTCTTTGATTCTGATGTCAGAACACAAACAAAATAA